Within Deinococcus wulumuqiensis R12, the genomic segment TGCTCGGCACCCTCAGGCGCCGCCTGGAAACCGTATGATACGGATTCCGCTTAATTCCTGCACAGTCGGGAAAGCGCCGCCTGTGCATCCATATCGCGGAATCCGTATTTTTTCCTACTCGCATCCGCTCTGCTGCGCAGCTTTGCAAGTCGGATTGAATCTGAAACTACCAGATTCAATCGGAATCCGTATGACACGGAAACCGTCTGACGCGAACGCCGCCCGGCACCGGCTTTCGTTCGCGCTCCGCTCTCCTCCGGCTTCCGCCCTGACGGCGCCACTGCACACCTGAGCGGCCCGCAGTGGACGCTGCCGGGCCGCTTCACCCCTTTCGAGGACCCCCTGCCATGACCCATCTCAAGACTGCTCCCCTGCCCACCCGGCCGCACGCTTCCCAGACCCCCGGCGACGGCGACGCGCCGCACCTGCCGCTGCTCAGGCGCCTGACCATCGCCCAGAAACTGACGACGCTGGGCCTGCTGCTCGGGTTGCCGCTGGCCGGGCTGAGCGTCCTGGTCGGGGCGCAGGACGTTCAGCAGTACCGCGCGGCCAGCCAGCAGCTTCAGATTGCGGGCCACTACGGCACGCTCGAGCGTCTGCAGTTGCAACTGCGCGAGATTCGCGGGTCGGCGCCGCAACAGGTCTCGGCGCAGCAGCTCCAGCAACTTCAGCAGGTCGACCGGCAGCTTCAGGACATTCTGCGCTCCAGCGAGGCGGCGCGCAGTCAGCAGCTCAGCCAGGCCCTGAGCGCCAAGCTGGGCGCCATCGTGCAGGCCATCCGCACGGAGAGCGTGAGCGCCGCCGAACTCGCGCAGCTCATCAACGGGGTACTCGGCGGCGAACTCGCGCAGCTCTTTACCACGCTCGCCACCGAGGGGCAGCTCGGCTCGGTGCGTGTGCCCGGCGGAGCCGCGCTGGTGCGGCTGACTTCCGAAACGATGGCCGAGCACCTGCCGGAAGTCGGGCGGCAGTTCACGACCATCCTGCCGATTCTGGACCAGGCCCTGACCCGGCAGGGCGGCGTGCTGACCGGCGAGCAGCGCTCAGACATCAAAAACGCCGTGCAGCGGGCGCGGGAACTGACGGACGCTGTCGAGCGCGGGGGCAACGAGGTGCTGGCCGCCCGCCCGGACCTCCGGGCGCAGCTCGCCCAGCCGTATGCCGAGGCCAACGAGCAGACCCGCAAACTGTTCGATTTCGTCGAGCAGCGGACCCTGGAACCGCGCAAGGTCACCACGACCTTCCAGCAACTGCTGAATGTCGCCAACCCCACGCTGCCCGCGCAGTACCGGGCCTTCGACCTCACGACGGCGGCCCTGCGCGGCATCTTCGAGCAGCAGCGGGCACAGGCGCAGCGACGGCTGCTGGCGCTGCTGCTGCTGCTCGCGCTGGTGGCGGCGCTGCTCGCGCTGCTGCTGCGGGCCGTGTCGCGGGCCATCACCCAGCCGCTGGGCGACCTGACCCGCGCCTCACGCCAGCTGTCCGAAGGCGACCTGAGCGCGAGTGTGCCCGTCACCACCGCCGACGAGTTCGCACTGCTGGGACACTCGTTCAACGCCGCCACCGCCGAACTGCGCGAGCAGCAGCGGCGCAGCGAGAAAGAGCGCCTGGAAGCCCAGCAACTCCAGAGCAACATCGGGGCGTTCCTGAACGTCACCGTGGACATCGCCGGGGGCGACCTCACGCGGCGCGGCGTGGTGACGCAGGACGTGCTGGGCAACGTGGTGGACTCCGTCAACCTGATGACCGAGGAACTCGCCGGCACGCTGAAACAGGTGCAGCAGACCTCGCAGGCGGTGGGGCAAGGCTCGCAGCAACTGCTGACGACCACCGCCCAGATCGAGCAGGGGTCGCTGACCACCGCGCAACAGGCTGGGCACCTGGCCGAGCGTGCGCGGCAGATCGACCGCCAGATTCAGGACCTGACCCGCAGCGCCCAGGCCAGCGCCGAGGCCGCCCGGCAGGCCCTCGAGACCTCCGAACAGGGGCAGCAGGCGGTGCAGGGCACCCTGCAAGGGATGAGCGCCATTCGCAGCGGCACCCAGGACGTGGCGCAGACGATGCAGGCGCTGAGCGAACGCTCCGAGCAGATTCAGGGCATCGTGGACACCATCACCCAGATTGCCAGCCAGACCAACCTGCTGTCGCTGCACGCCTCCATCGAGGCGGCGGGCGCGGGTGAAGCGGGCAGCCGCTTTGCGGTCGTGGCCGACGAGGTGCGCCAGCTCGCCGAGCAGACCAACGAGGCCGCCGGGCGCGTGGCCGCCCTGATTACCGGGCTGCAAAGCGAAATCGCGCGGGCGCAGGCAGGGGTGCACAGCAGCGCCGCGCAGGTCGAGCGGGGCTACCGCGTGGCCGAGGAAGCCGGGGCGAGGTTGCAGGAACTCGGGCACATCGCGCAGCGCTCGGCCCGACTTGCCGGGCAGATGTCGGACGTGTCGGGCACCCAGGCGCGGGACATCGCGCAGCTCGGGCAGGGCGTGCAGGACATCGCCGCGCTCGCCCAGAACGCCCAGCAGTCGGTGCAGCAGGGACGCGGCGCCGCCGAGCAACTGCGCTCCCTGGCGACGCAGCTCGAGCAGAGCCTCAGCCGCTTCCGCCTGGGCTGACGCGCTGCCCTGGTCCTCCCGCCCCCTTCTCCTTCTCCGACTTTTGCAGGAGCCGAAATGCTACAGAATGTCCCCACTCCCGAACGTGCCGTGCGGTCAGCCGCCGAGCAGGACGCGCCCAACCCGTCTTTTACTCTTCCCCGCGCGCCCCGCTGGATCGACCGCCTGAGTGTGGCCCAGAAACTGGGGCTGGCCGGCGCTCTGTTTTTCGTGCCGTTGGTGGTCAACGTGACCGCCGCCGCCTCCACCCTGATGCGCATCGTGCAGCCGGTCGCCGGGGCCGAGCAGATCATGCCGTTCGTCAACGCGACCACCGACTTGCAGCGCGCCCTCGACGACCTGACGCTCGCAGCGAGCGCCCAGACGAGCCCCGCCGCGGCCCGGCAACGGGCCGAGCAGGCCCTGACGCAGCTCGGCGCTCTGCTCGACTCCGAGGCCTCGACCAACCCCATCAGTCCCCTGCCCGAGATCCGGCGGGAACTGCGCCAAACGCTGCAGTTCGCCAACTTCAGGGCGCAGGTGGAGCGTTACCTCGCCCTGCCCCCCAGCGGGGACCGGGTGAGCAGCTACGGCACTGTGAACAGCGCCGTGCAAAATGTGCTCAAAAACATCACGCAGGCGAGTTCGCTCGACCTCGGCGGGGGCCAGCACACCATGTACCTGTTGCAGCGCGCCGCGCTGGGTGACGGCCTGATGGGGCTGCGCAGCAACCTCGTGCAGGCCGAGCTGCTCAACGACCGCCTGCGCCGCGGCGCTCCCAACGCCAGCGCCGACCGCACCCGGCTTTCGGCGCTCGTGACCCAGATGAGCACGGAGGTGGGGCAGACCCAGGAGGCGCTGAACGACGCCGTGCGGGAGCGCCCCGAACAGGCCCGGGCACTGAGCAGCGAGATGCAGCAGCTGAGCAACATGATGTCGCTGGTCCTGGGCAGCCTGCGCGCCGCGGCGTCCGGCGCCGGGGGCAGCACCTCACAGGCCCTGATCGACCGCAACCTGCAGCAGATCGACCGGCTCTACGCCCAGACGAGCGCGGCCCTGTCGCAAGAAGGGAAAAACTTCCAGGACGAATACGTCCGCAACGGGATCGTCAACGGCCTGATCACTTTGCTCATCACTGCTCTGGCGACCTGGTTGCTGGTCTACATCCTGCGCCGCATCGTGCGCCAGCTGCGGCAGCTGACCGACAACGCGCAGGCGCTCACCGACGGGAACCTGAATGTGCACCTGCCCGTGACCACCTCGGACGAACTCGGGGTGCTGACCCACTCGTTCAACGCGGCGGCGGCGCAGCTGCGGACCAACGCCGAGCGCGTGGAGCAGGAACGTCTCGAATCCCAGCGCCTGCAAGACCACATCGGCCAGTTTCTCGACGTCACCATGGACATCGCCGAAGGTGACCTCACCAAGCGCGGCACCGTGACCGAAGACGTCCTCGGCAACGTCGTCGACTCCATCAACCTCATGACCGAGGAACTCGCCGCCACCCTGCGCCAGGTTCAGGCCGCCTCCGCCTCCGTGTCCGGAGGCTCCCGGCAGATGCTGGGCACCACCGAAGCGATTCAGCAGGGCGCGCAGCTGACGGCGAGCGAGGCGCAGCGGGTGGCCGAGCAGGTGAGGCTGATCACGGCGACGATTCGGGAGATGGCGCACAACGCGCAGACCTCGGCGCAGACGGCGCGTGAAGCGCTGCTGGCGTCGCAGCAGGGCCAGGAAGCGCTGCAGGAGACGCTGGGGGGAATGCAGAACATCCGGCGGGAAGTGCAGCAGGTGTCGCGGCGCATCAAGACCCTGGGGGACCGCTCCCTCGAAATTCAGGAAATCGTCGACACCATCTCCCAGATCGCCGAACAGACCCACCTGCTCGCCGTGAACGCTTCTATCGAGGCGGCGGGCGCTGGGGAAGCCGGGAGCCGGTTCAGCATCGTCGCGGACTCGGTGCGCAAACTGGCAAACACCTCGGCGCAGGCGACGACGCGCATTGCGGGACTGATCCGGAGCGTGCAGGCGGAGGTGCAGGACGTCATCGTGGGCGCCGAAGAAGGCACGCGCGAAGTGGAGCAGGGCTACCGCATCGCGGGCAGCGCCGGACAGCGCCTTCAGGACATCGGCCAGCTCACCGAGCGCTCGGCGCAGCTCGCCGAGCAGATCGCCGCCTCCACCCAGGCGCAGGTGAGCAGCGTGGAACAGGTGAACGCAGCAGTGCAGCAGATCGCCGAGGTCGCGCAGCGCTCGGAGAGTGCAGTGGAACAGGGCCGGAGTGCCGCGCAGCGCCTCGAGGACCTCGCCCAGCAGCTCAACGCTTCCCTCGCCCGCTTCCGTCTGCCGGGCTGAGGAGGCCGTATGAGCCTCCCCCCTCCGTTCCTCCCGTCACCTTCCCTCTTGCCGACCTTGCCAGGAGTCTGCCCATGACCTACGCTCCCGATTCCGTGACCCCCGTTCGCCCGGCGGCCTCCGCGCCGCGAGGACAGCCCACTTCTCCTTCCCCCACCGAACCCTCTTCCACTGGCCCCGCTCCCACCGGCCCCTCTCCCACCGGACTGCTGCGGCGTCTGGGCGTGGGACAGAAAGTGCTGCTCAGCAGTCTGGTGCTGGGGCTTCCGCTGCTCGGCACGGGGCTTTTGCTGACGCAGGGCGCCCGGCAGGACCAGCAGCGGGCCGTGCGCGCCGCCGAGATGACCGAGTACTACACCCGGTTGCAAAAGATGCAGAGTGAGCTGGCGGCGCTGCGGGCCTCGGGGGCCACGACCCTGAGCGCGTCGCGCCTGGAGGCCCTGGAGCAGGCCGCGCGGGGCCTGGACACCGACGAACACTTCGGCGACGAGAGCAGAACACTCGCGGAGGCCGTGCAAACCCAGGTGCGCGCCCTGAGCGCTGCGCTCAAAAGCGGCAGCCTGACCCGCAACCAGCTCAGCCGCCGCACCACCGAGCTGCTGGACGGCGACCTCGCCGAGCTGTTTCACAAGCCTGCCCGTGACGGCGGCCTGCTCACCACGTCCTCCTACGAGGCGCACAGCCTCGCGACGCTGACCTCGGACGTGCTGCCGGGCAGGTACGCCGCTCTGCAGGGCAACGCCCACAACCTGTCGCAACTGTTTTCGCGGGTACAGGCGACGCAGGGCGGCGTGCTGAGCAGCGCCCAGCGTGAAGAGGCCGAGCAGTACCTGACCCAGGGGCGCAGCGCCCTGGAAGAGCTGGGGCACGATGTCGAGGAGCGGCTGGCCGACCTGCCCGAGGCCCAGGCCGAACTCGCTCCCCTCCTTGAGCGGGCGCTGTCGCAGACCCAGGCCCTGTTCACCACCTACGCGCAGCAGCTGGAAAGACCCCGCCTGACCGATGTGGCCTCCCTGCGCGGCGCCGAGGAAACGGCGCTCAGGCCGCAGTACGGCGCTTTTCAGGCCATGACCGAACACATGGCCGAGCACTTCGGTGAAAGTCAGCGGGCCGCCACCCGGCGCCTGAACCTGCTGCTCGGGGGCCTGGCGGCGCTGCTCGTTCTGGTCGCACTCGTCAACCGCTCCCTGCGGCGCTCCATCCTGCACCCGCTGCGGCAGCTCACCTCGGCGTCCGAGCAGCTGGCGCGTGGCAACCTCGCCGTCCACCTCCCCGTGAACAGCAACGACGAGTTCGGCACCCTGGCGACGAGCTTC encodes:
- a CDS encoding methyl-accepting chemotaxis protein, coding for MTHLKTAPLPTRPHASQTPGDGDAPHLPLLRRLTIAQKLTTLGLLLGLPLAGLSVLVGAQDVQQYRAASQQLQIAGHYGTLERLQLQLREIRGSAPQQVSAQQLQQLQQVDRQLQDILRSSEAARSQQLSQALSAKLGAIVQAIRTESVSAAELAQLINGVLGGELAQLFTTLATEGQLGSVRVPGGAALVRLTSETMAEHLPEVGRQFTTILPILDQALTRQGGVLTGEQRSDIKNAVQRARELTDAVERGGNEVLAARPDLRAQLAQPYAEANEQTRKLFDFVEQRTLEPRKVTTTFQQLLNVANPTLPAQYRAFDLTTAALRGIFEQQRAQAQRRLLALLLLLALVAALLALLLRAVSRAITQPLGDLTRASRQLSEGDLSASVPVTTADEFALLGHSFNAATAELREQQRRSEKERLEAQQLQSNIGAFLNVTVDIAGGDLTRRGVVTQDVLGNVVDSVNLMTEELAGTLKQVQQTSQAVGQGSQQLLTTTAQIEQGSLTTAQQAGHLAERARQIDRQIQDLTRSAQASAEAARQALETSEQGQQAVQGTLQGMSAIRSGTQDVAQTMQALSERSEQIQGIVDTITQIASQTNLLSLHASIEAAGAGEAGSRFAVVADEVRQLAEQTNEAAGRVAALITGLQSEIARAQAGVHSSAAQVERGYRVAEEAGARLQELGHIAQRSARLAGQMSDVSGTQARDIAQLGQGVQDIAALAQNAQQSVQQGRGAAEQLRSLATQLEQSLSRFRLG
- a CDS encoding methyl-accepting chemotaxis protein — encoded protein: MLQNVPTPERAVRSAAEQDAPNPSFTLPRAPRWIDRLSVAQKLGLAGALFFVPLVVNVTAAASTLMRIVQPVAGAEQIMPFVNATTDLQRALDDLTLAASAQTSPAAARQRAEQALTQLGALLDSEASTNPISPLPEIRRELRQTLQFANFRAQVERYLALPPSGDRVSSYGTVNSAVQNVLKNITQASSLDLGGGQHTMYLLQRAALGDGLMGLRSNLVQAELLNDRLRRGAPNASADRTRLSALVTQMSTEVGQTQEALNDAVRERPEQARALSSEMQQLSNMMSLVLGSLRAAASGAGGSTSQALIDRNLQQIDRLYAQTSAALSQEGKNFQDEYVRNGIVNGLITLLITALATWLLVYILRRIVRQLRQLTDNAQALTDGNLNVHLPVTTSDELGVLTHSFNAAAAQLRTNAERVEQERLESQRLQDHIGQFLDVTMDIAEGDLTKRGTVTEDVLGNVVDSINLMTEELAATLRQVQAASASVSGGSRQMLGTTEAIQQGAQLTASEAQRVAEQVRLITATIREMAHNAQTSAQTAREALLASQQGQEALQETLGGMQNIRREVQQVSRRIKTLGDRSLEIQEIVDTISQIAEQTHLLAVNASIEAAGAGEAGSRFSIVADSVRKLANTSAQATTRIAGLIRSVQAEVQDVIVGAEEGTREVEQGYRIAGSAGQRLQDIGQLTERSAQLAEQIAASTQAQVSSVEQVNAAVQQIAEVAQRSESAVEQGRSAAQRLEDLAQQLNASLARFRLPG
- a CDS encoding methyl-accepting chemotaxis protein, with the protein product MTYAPDSVTPVRPAASAPRGQPTSPSPTEPSSTGPAPTGPSPTGLLRRLGVGQKVLLSSLVLGLPLLGTGLLLTQGARQDQQRAVRAAEMTEYYTRLQKMQSELAALRASGATTLSASRLEALEQAARGLDTDEHFGDESRTLAEAVQTQVRALSAALKSGSLTRNQLSRRTTELLDGDLAELFHKPARDGGLLTTSSYEAHSLATLTSDVLPGRYAALQGNAHNLSQLFSRVQATQGGVLSSAQREEAEQYLTQGRSALEELGHDVEERLADLPEAQAELAPLLERALSQTQALFTTYAQQLERPRLTDVASLRGAEETALRPQYGAFQAMTEHMAEHFGESQRAATRRLNLLLGGLAALLVLVALVNRSLRRSILHPLRQLTSASEQLARGNLAVHLPVNSNDEFGTLATSFNAAASELRANAARVEQERHEAQQLQNNIGQFLDVTMDIAEGDLTKRGKVTEDVLGNVVDSINLMTEELAATLRQVQDASASVSGGSRQMLGTTEAIQQGAQLTASEAQRVAEQVRLITATIREMAHNAQTSAQTAREALLASQQGQEALQETLGGMQNIRREVQQVSRRIKTLGDRSLEIQEIVDTISQIARRTNLLALNASVEAAGAGDVGGRFGAVADEIRQLAATSAQATTRIAGLIRSVQAEVQDVIVGAEEGTREVEQGYRIAGSAGQRLQDIGQLTERSAQLAEQIAASTQAQVSSVEQVNAAVQQIAEVAQRSESAVEQGRSAAQRLEDLAQQLNASLARFRLPG